The Stieleria maiorica genome includes the window TCGATTGGAAAGGACTGACTGCGAGCCGCAGACCGCCACGTCACGCGAACGTTCAACTGGGAAGGGCCCGTAGGCTCGCGCCAAACGGCTGATCATGGTTTGACATCAGCCGGTTCGCGCCAGCGCGAGCGGCCCGATCATCAAGCGGTATCGGGCTCAAGTCGCCAGCGCCGAGGGCCACCCGACGCCTCTCGCTAGTGCTTCGGGCTGGTGTCGCTGGTGTTCCTCGCTCCGGCGCATCATTTCGACTGATGACGCGCGCTACGCAAACAGGTCCTTGATGATCGAGCCGTCGCGGACGAGGGTGATCGGACGTCCGGTCGTGCTGTCGTATTCCAGCGTCGGGTCGATGCCCAGGTTGTGGTAGAAGCTGGCTGCGACGTCATCGGGCGAGATGCCTTCGTGTCGCGGACCCGACGCCGTGTCATCACTTTCGCCGATCACTTGGCCGCCGCGCACACCGCCGCCGGCCATCAGCATGAACATGCAACGCGGATAGTGGTCGCGTCCGCCTTCAGCCGATCGGGTGTTGATCTTCGGTGTGCGTCCGAATTCACCGGTGACGTAAACGGCCGTCGAACCGAGCAAGCCGCGTTGTTCCAGACCGTTGAGCAGACCGCTCAGGCCGGCATCCAGCTTGGGCAGATTCTGGGTTTTCAGTTTGGTGAAGTTATCGGTGTGTGTGTCCCAGCCGCCCAGTTGGACGGTGACGAAGCGGACGCCGGATTCGACCAGCCGCAGAGCAAGCATGCAGCTTTGGCCGAACGAGTCTTCGCCGAATTGGCGGGCAAAGCTTTCCGGTTCCTGGCTGATGTCGAACGCCGATCGTGCCCGCGAAGAAGTGATCATCGAGTACGCCTGGTCGCCGAACTGGTCCAGACCGTCCAGCAATTGGTCGTTCTTTTCCAGATCGGCAAAACGTCGATCGAGTTTTTGCAGCAGTGATTGTCGGCGATTGATTTCGTCTACGCCGATGCCGCCGGGCAGCGAGATGCCGCGGACATTGAACGGCCGTCCAAAGCTGGGCGCCGAATTGGTTTCCAGCGGCGAGTAGCGGATGCCCAGGAATCCGGGCCCTTGGCTGGCCTTGGGGACGGCGACGGCGCTGGGGATGTCCGGATCGGCGGGTTGTTCCTTGGACATCACGGCGGCAAAGCTGGGGTATTCCAACGCGGGAATCGGCTTGCTGCCGGTGTTGACGTATTCGCGTCCCAGTCGGTGTGCGGCCAAGGTGTGGCTGACCCCGCGTAGGATCGCAAACTTGTCCATGCACTGGGCCAGTTTCGGCAAGTGCTCGGAGATCTGAATACCGGAAACGTTGGTTGAAATCGGATTGAAGGAACCGCGATGGGTGTCCGGCGCGTTCGGTTTCAGGTCAAACGTGTCCATGTGAGATGGGCCACCGGGCAGCTCGATAAAGATCGCCCGATCGGCGTGTCCGGGTGCGACCTGTCCGGCGGCGGCCAAGCGGTTGTAACCGGCCAGGGTCAGGCCGCCGACCGACAGGGTGCCGATCTTCAGAGCGTCACGTCGTCGAACGCCATCGCAGGTTTGATGAAATCTCATGAGTGATTATCCGGAGAACGATTGGAAGGATGAAAGACGGGAAGGGGAGGGAAGGGCGGCTTAGTGGCTGATGATGAATTCTTTGGTGTTCACGAGGGCCCACATCAGGCCCTCGATCCCATTGGTCTTGTTTTCCGACTCGTTGATGTAGTCGACGGCGATTTGAATTTCTTCGTCGTCGGGGTAACGA containing:
- a CDS encoding DUF1501 domain-containing protein, with amino-acid sequence MRFHQTCDGVRRRDALKIGTLSVGGLTLAGYNRLAAAGQVAPGHADRAIFIELPGGPSHMDTFDLKPNAPDTHRGSFNPISTNVSGIQISEHLPKLAQCMDKFAILRGVSHTLAAHRLGREYVNTGSKPIPALEYPSFAAVMSKEQPADPDIPSAVAVPKASQGPGFLGIRYSPLETNSAPSFGRPFNVRGISLPGGIGVDEINRRQSLLQKLDRRFADLEKNDQLLDGLDQFGDQAYSMITSSRARSAFDISQEPESFARQFGEDSFGQSCMLALRLVESGVRFVTVQLGGWDTHTDNFTKLKTQNLPKLDAGLSGLLNGLEQRGLLGSTAVYVTGEFGRTPKINTRSAEGGRDHYPRCMFMLMAGGGVRGGQVIGESDDTASGPRHEGISPDDVAASFYHNLGIDPTLEYDSTTGRPITLVRDGSIIKDLFA